One region of Citrus sinensis cultivar Valencia sweet orange chromosome 6, DVS_A1.0, whole genome shotgun sequence genomic DNA includes:
- the LOC102612080 gene encoding uncharacterized protein LOC102612080 — protein MSDHIIVKAESIMTLKIVDNGAGDGSVSNERSECRVCQEEDFIHKMEAPCGCKGTIQFAHRKCIQKWCNAKKKMICEICHQDYRPGYQTPGYRVPQPSDPFAFVAYGGRPLAYSPIAQAEARRLLNQFENADRQESESASSFMCTAFLAVQLPCFCNAMLVTLMLFMDIFINHHAQSKDDVKTKCYLALGLLIYLITFVVVYNKSFPPRPVIIGSSNSNASEEIAVVIDGENNGADNAASDGQQNEEGSLQSERVPLHF, from the exons ATGAGTGATCATATAATCGTCAAGGCTGAAAGCATTATGACCTTGAAGATTGTTGACAACGGCGCTGGTGATGGCAGCGTATCAAATGAGAGATCGGAGTGCCGTGTTTGCCAGGAGGAGGACTTCATCCATAAAATGGAGGCTCCTTGTGGTTGCAAGGGCACCATCCAG TTTGCCCACAGGAAATGCATCCAAAAATGGTGCAAtgcaaagaagaaaatgatttgTGAAATCTGCCACCAG GATTATAGGCCTGGTTATCAGACCCCCGGCTATCGGGTCCCTCAGCCCAG CGACCCATTTGCTTTCGTTGCCTATGGGGGAAGGCCGTTGGCTTACTCACCTATTGCTCAAGCTGAAGCTCGGCGCcttttgaatcaatttgaaaatGCTGATCGTCAAGAATCTGAATCTGCTTCTTCATTTATGTGCACTGCCTTTCTTGCG GTTCAACTCCCCTGTTTCTGCAATGCAATG CTCGTAACTCTGATGCTGTTCATGGATATTTTCATCAATCACCACGCTCAGAGCAAAGATGATGTCAAAACCAAGTGCTAT CTGGCATTGGGTCTCTTAATTTATCTGATAACGTTTGTGGTCGTGTACAACAAAAGCTTCCCCCCGAGGCCTGTTATTATA GGAAGTAGCAACAGCAATGCAAGTGAAGAAATAGCTGTTGTGATAGATGGAGAGAACAATGGTGCTGATAATGCGGCGAGTGATGGTCAGCAGAATGAAGAAGGAAGCCTTCAATCTGAACGAGTTCCCCTGCACTTTTGA